The sequence TGCCCGGTCGTCTGACTGACAGCGGCTTCCGGTTCGGGTTCACCGATCTCGACGCGGCCATCGACGACGTCCGGAGAACGAGCTCACGCGGCGGACCGAGTATCAGGGCCCTGCGACGAGCTTCTCGGCCGCTTCGACGAGATGGCGAGCGTGCCGGACGGCGCTCCGCGTGACGTCTTGCCGCACCGCCGCAGCGCCATACTGGTACCCGGACTTCTCCGTGAGCAGCGCAGAAAGATGTTTGCGCGGTTCCTTCGACGGCGTCGTGGCCTCTTCGAGTACCGCGAGGGCGTCGCCGTGCGCGTCGCCTTGGGCGCAATAGCCCAGGATCTTCCCGGTGATGGCATCGGACGCCGCGATGCCGGCACTCACCGCGTTCGCACCCGCGACCTGCCAGTCCGACGGGCCGTCGCCTTCCGCGTACATCTCGGCCGCCTCGAGGAACTTCCTTGCAGCTCGCAGCCGGATCTGTACTTCCGCGGCGTTCATAGTGCGGCGTTTCGGGGTGAGGCGTGGGGGTGTCACTGAAGTCCTTCCGGGAGCTGACCGTGGAGTGTCTCACCTTCGCCGACCCATGACACCGCGAACGGGTCATGCTCTCGGATCGACTCGACGAGTTGACGCTGCGTGATGCCGATCACCTGGGCGACATTGCCGGTCCAGCTCTCCACGGCGCGTGCGAGTGCGTCCGTGAACGTCTCGGCGTCGTCGTTCGTCGTGGCATCCGGGTACACGACGACCAGGTCGACGTCGGATTCCGCATCGGCCGTTCCGGAGCTGACCGATCCGAACAGGATGATCGACGTGCCGGCCGGCGCCTCGCGCTCGGCGAGGTCACGGATGCGGTGTCTCAGCTCGATGGCGGCAGAGAGAGCCGCGTGCACGGCCGGCCACAGGAGGTGGTCCCGGTTCAGGCGATAGAGCGTCGCGTAGGGGCGGGGGGTCGCGGTGAGCAGCCCCATCGTGCTCAGCCTCCGCAGCGACGTGTTCACACTGCTGGGGCTGCCCGAGGCGGCGAGGCGGTGCACCTGGCGGCCGCTGTACTCGGCGTGGCTGCGTGCGAACACGCCGAGGACCGCTGCGTCGAGCCTGCCGACCAGCGATGCGAGCGGCATGCCGAGGTCCATGATGCTCCTGCGTCATCTGAGAGTCTGTACTCGATAGCGTACATGTGTTCTGACTTCAGTACAGATATCCAGGCTTCTTACAGCTACGAATGCGGTCGGTCGCCCGGGGCCACGGCGGGTGCGTCGCGGCGAACGCTCAGGGCGCTGAGCAGCGCGGCGGGAGTCTCGGGGTCGTCGAGCGTGAGGGCGAACTGTGAGCCCGAGGTGGTCGTGACCACCAAGCCCGGGCCGCCGCGCAAGATGATCGCCGAGCGGCCGGCCCTGATGCGGTAGCCCCAGCCGCCCCACTCTTCCGGCCGGAGATCGGCGGCCTCGACGGCGGCGATCCGGTCGAGGGGGATGCGCTTGAGCGGGACGCCGAACACGAGGGATGTCACGCGCAGACCCCGCCAGTCGATCGTGACGCGGAGGCGGATGAAGCTGGCGACGAGCATGAGCGCGACCGCAAGCACCACCAGACCGAACGCGAACGCGCCGAGCTCACCGGTGATGATCGCGGATGCGACGATCACGCCGGTCACGACGGCGACGACGCCGGTGGCCCAGATGAAGACGTTCGCGGTGATCGAGCGGCTCCATGCCCCCACCTCGCTCGCTCCGAGCTCCAGCGGAGCGACGCTCGTGCGCGGTTCGGCCGGGCTCCGAGGGGCGATGGCGAACGGGAGCAGGCCGTACAGCACCGAGCCGAAGAAGGCGAGGATCCACCCGCCGAGCACCGCCGCTTCGGGGGAGCCTGCCTGGAGGGTGAGCCACGCGGGCACGAGCCAGATCGTCGCCGCGATACCCACCGGAAGGCCGAGCCAGAACAGCGTGGCGCGGCTCGCACGGGCGTCCACTCGCGGCAGCGCGACGACGATCGCCGCGGCGATGGCGAGCGCGGAGGTGACCGCGAGTGCGCCGATGAAGACCGGCATGGTCGGCAGGCTGTCGTCGGCTGTACCCAGCCCCGACCAGTGCGAGGCGATCCGGGCGGGCAGCCGATCGTTCCAGGCGAGGGCGGACACCCCGACAGCGAGCGCCGGGACGAACATCGCCGCGACGGCGAGCACCCAGCGAACGCGGTCGCTACGGGTCAGCATGCGCGCTCCACGAGACCAGTGATCTCGCGCGGCGAGAGTCCGAGCTTCCGGGCCTCCGCCGCGAGTTGTGCGGCGAGCTCGGTGACCCGCACCATCCCTGCGCTCGCCTCCGGGCGCACCCACGCCCCTCGCCCCTGTCGCATCTCGATCAACCCTTCCTGCCGCAGCTGCGCGTAGGCGCGCAGCACGGTGTGCATGTTGACCTGGAGCGCCACGGCGAGATCTCGCGCCGCGGGGAGCCGCTCGCCCGGTGCGAGCTGCCCGGACACCACGCCGCTGCGCACCTGTGTGGCGATCTGATCGGCCAGCGAGGCCGCCGAAGCAGTGTCCAGTCGGAACAACATGTTTGCAATGCTAGTAGAACAATCCAGTGTCCTCCGTTCGTCGCCGGCAACGTGGCGACCCGGCACTGCGCGACCCGGGCGACTTCGGGGGCGGTTCCGCCGACCCGCTCACCCGGTTCGGCGACTCCTGGCGTCTCGGGCTCCCGTTGTCTGCGATCTTCCTCGCCTTCGCCGTGCTCTACGTGCCCCTCGTCTGGCCGTTCTGGGCTCAGATCTGGCCATTCTGAGCTCAGATCTGGCCGTTCTCCAGCTCAGATGCTCGCGACCGCCGCGCGGATCGCCTCGAGCGCCGCCTCCGGGTGCGACACCATCGACACGTGCGACGCGCTCAACTCGCTCACGGTCGACCCGGCGCGGGCGGCCATACGGCGCAGCACATCGACGGGGATGACCCGGTCGTCGGTGCCGATGACCGCCCAACTCGGCAGCGACCGCCATGCCGGCGGCCCCGATGGCACGACGTTCGCGACGAGCGAGGCCGGTCGCTGGCTGGCGACGATGGTCCAGCGGTCGGCCTCGGCGAGGTCCTGGGCGAACGACTCGTGCACGACCTCGGGCTTCAAGAACACCTCGGCTGCGCCCTCGGGCGCGCCCGGGTAGCCGGCGATGTCGAAGATCGTCGTGGGGTCGGGCACGGCGAGCGCGGAGCCGGATCCCTCGAGGATCTGCACGACCGTCTCGCCCTCGTCGGGCACGAACGCGTTCACATAGACGAGCGCGCGCACGTCGCCCCCACCGGTCGCGGCGTTCGTGATGACCGCGCCGCCGTAGGAGTGGCCGACGAGCACGACCGGACCGCTCGTGCGCTGTGCAAGGAACGACGCGACGTACGCCGCGTCGTCGGTGAGCCCGCGCAGCGGGTTCGGGGGTACCAGCACGGTGTACCCATCGGCCTGCAGTGCCCTCGTCACCGCATCCCAGCTCGAGCCGTCGGCCCAGGCGCCGTGCACGAGCACGATCGTGGGCTTCGTCGCATCCGTCATCATCACCCTCTCGTCGAAGGCGGACGGTCGGGTCCGCCACGGCGCACACTACGCCCGTGAGAGCGCGGCCACCAGAGGTGATGAGTTTTGCTCCGCTTTATTCGCGGGCTCCGGTCGGTGAGACCCGGCGCGATCACGCCACGGTCGCGCCACCGCCACCCCGGATGTGCCAGGGCTGCCCGTACCCGCCGAGATCCTCCGGCCGCGCCATCAGCTCGAGGAACTCCGCGGCGTCGAACGCCTCGGGTCCGAGCACGCCGACCCCCTGCCAGCGGCCGTCGGCGAGCAGCTCGAGGGCGATCACGGGGTTCAGCGCCGTCTGCCAGACGACGCACTGCGCCTCGTACTCGGCCATCGTCCACTCGTTGTCGGACACGTGGTACAGGTACGACTCGCGCGGCTCGCCGGTCTTCGCATCGCGGCCGGTGACCCACACGCCGGCGCAGGTCTTGCCGGTCATGCGCGGGCCGATGGTCGCCGGGTCGGGCAGGCCGGCCGCGACGACATCGCGCGGCGCCACCTCGACGGGCCCGTTCGCGCTGCGCACGCGCACGGGCGTGGTCTTGTCGAGCCCGAGCGTGTGCAGCGTCTTCAGCACGCCGATGAACTCGTCGCCGAGGCCGTACTTGAACGTCACGCGCTTGGCATCGAGCCAGCGCGGCATGAGCAGCACCTCTTCGTGCTCGACGTTGACGCACTCGACCGGCCCGATGCCCTCGGGGAAGTCGAACACCTCGGGCTCGCTGAACGGCGCGGTCGTGTACCAGCCTCGCTCCTGCTCCCAGACCACCGGCGGGTTCAGGCATTCCTCGATCGTGGTCCAGATCGAGAAGCTCGGTGCGAAGATCTCGTTGCCCGCCTCGTCGCGCACGACGAGGTTCGCGCCGTCACGCACACCGAGCTCGTCGATCTCGGAGAACAGGTGATCCGCGGCGTACCGCGCGAACACGTCGGACAGGCCGGGCTCGACGCCCATGCCCACGAGCGCGAGCCGACCCGCGCGCTCCCAGTCGCCGGCCTGCGCGAACTGGTCGTCGCCGAGCTTGACGCCGGTCTGGGTGTAGGGATCGGTCGGATGCGGCTCGGAGAGGCTCATCGCCATGTCGAGGTAGTCCGCGCCCGCGGCCAGGGCCCCGGCGAAGATCGACGGCACGAACTTGGGCTCGACCGCGTTCATCACGTGCGTGGCACCGTGCTCGCGCGCGACGGCGGCGACCACCTCGGGGTCGCTCGCGTCGATCTGCGCGGTGGCGAACGTCGCGGCGACCTCGTCGCCATGCCGCTCCCGGATCCAGTCGACCGTGCGCTGCGCGCGCGACTCGTCGTAGTCACTCACCACGATGCGCTCGTAGAAGGAGCGGCGGGCCGCGATCTTGGCGATGGCGTCGCCGACGCCGCCGGCGCCGATGAGCAGGATGCGCATGTCAGTCTCCGATCTCTGCGACCTCTGGGGTCGCGATCTCCGCGACCTCGACGGTCGCGGCAAGCTGGGTTGCGGTGGTGCGGTCGGGCTGGGCGCTCACGCCGCCGGCTCCGCGCGTGGACGCGGTTCCGCAGGCTACCGCGAAGGCGAGGGCGTCCGGAACGGATGCTCCGCGGAGCCGAGCGGCGATGAAGCCCGCAGCCAGGGTATCGCCGGCTCCGACCGTGTCGACGAGCTCGCCGGTGACCTCGGGCGTTCGGGCGCGGAAGGTCACGGTGGTGCCGCCCGCGCGCTGGACGGCGAGCGCACCGTCGGCGCCGAGCTTCGCGACCACGATGCCGCCATCCGGCATGCGTGCGGTCGCCAGCGCGATCGCCTGGCCGAGCGCAGCCGTGCGTGTGATGCCCGTGAGCTCCTGCTCGTTGCCGAAGAACACGTCGGTGTGGGCCAGGACGTCGAGGATCCCGCCGTCCCACGTCTCGGCGGGGTCGAAGTTGCCGTCGAGCGACGTCGTCAGGCCCTGCGCCCGGGCGTCGGCGAAGACGCGCGACGCGTCGGGCTGCAGCGCATGCTGCAGGAAATAGCTGCCCAGGTGCAGATGGCCGGCCTCACGAATCGCCTCCGCCGGGACATCCGTCGCCGTGACCGTACCGATCGAGCCCATCGACGTGAGGATCGCCCGGTCGCCGCCGGGTCGCGTGAGGTGCGTCGAGGCGCCCGTCGGCAGCGACGGCTCGACCCGGATGAGGTCGGTCGCGACACCACGGCGTGCCAGCTCGGCGTCGAGGAATGCGCCGAACGTGTCGTCCCCGCGCACGCTCACGAGCGCGGTCGGCACCCCGAGCGCGGCCGCACCGCACGCGGTGATGGCGGAGGAGCTGCCCATGGTCAGCGTCGTGGCGGGCACGATCTGCTCGTGCTGACCGAACCTGATCTCGTCGCCGGTCTCGATGATGAGGTCCACGCAGAGCTCGCCCACGACGAGCAGGCGGTTCAGCTCGGGTGCGGGAGCAGCCATTCGCACCACACCCCTTCGATCGCGATCGCGTGCGTGCGACCCCATTCTGCGACAGCACGCGCCGCCGCGTCGCGCGCGGCGGTCATGGCCTCGGCGCCCCGGTCGGACCCGTGGATGGTGACGACCGGCCACGCGCCGGCCGAGCGGTCCGGGTTCGAACCGTCGCCGCTCGCCACATACTCGCCCGATGCGACCGAGGTCGCGATGACGTCGCCGTCCGCCAGGCCGAGCGTGTCGGCGAGCGTGTCGGCGACCGCGGCGAGCAGCGCGCGCGTCGCCGGATGCGGCGGCGCGACGACCGTGACGACGGGCATCAGTCGGTGACGAGGACTGAACGGTTCAGGAAGGGAGGGGTGTCGGGGTTGCGCCCGCGCGTCGCCGCGAGCGCGACCGCGAGCCGGTGCACGAGCGGCAGGTTCGCCTGCGGGTCGAGGTCGTCGCGATAGACGGATGCCCCGGTGCCGAGCACGTCCTCGACGACGATCTCGGGCGCATCGCCGAGGAACCACACGAGTGAGCCGGGTCCGGCGCACGAGATCGGTCCGTGCTGGTACTCCCAGACCGGGTACGCCTCGGTCCAGAATCCGGCGGACTCACGGATCTTGAGGGCCGCCTCCTGTGCGAGGCCGACCGACCAGCGGTGGCCGAGGAAGACGACGTGCTGCAGGGCCTCCGGGTCGGCGGGGAGGTCGAGGGCGAGCGCGGTCCGCGCGTCGTCCACGAGCGATGCCGGAGCCGCGTCGATCGAGGCGCGGAGCACGGTCAGCCCGGTCGTCGCGAACCGGGTCTGCACGACGGACTGCTCGTCGGCGAAGCCGAGGTGCACGGTGCGGTCCGCGCACAGCCGACCGAGCGGGGTGTCGACATCGCCGAGGATCGCGGTGATGCGGTGCGTGTCGCGGTAGCGCTCGACGAACTCGACGACGTCCGCGGTCGTGCCGGAGCGCGAGATGACGACGAGGTGCTCGTCGGGGTCGACCCAGTCGAGCTCACTCGGGATGGCGGCGCGCGTGCGGCCGAGGCCGGCATCGTTGCGCAGATACGCGTACGCGTCGCCCATGTAGTACGACGTGCCGCACCCGACGACGAGCACCTGCTCGCCAGGGCCGGGCAGCAGCGCACGGTGCTCGGTCGCGAGGTCGAGCGCTCGGCGCCACACATCGGGCTGGCTGGCGAGCTCGGCGCGAGTGATCGATCCGGGCTCTGCAGTGGTGTCGTTCATCCTTGCTGCTTTCTGCTGCTTCGACGCGCTCTGCGGCGAACTGAGCAGAGTCAATCAGATATGAGCATGAAATGAAAGTTATTGACGGATTCAGATCGATGATGAATACTGCTGAGACAACCCGGCGGCATCGTGGCACCGGCTCGCCGTCCGATCAGAAGGAGATCGCAGCGTGAATCACAGCAAGAAGCGGATGCTCGGTGTGGCCGGCATCCTGACTGCAGGCAGCCTCGTCCTGTCGGGATGCGCAGGTTTCGGCGGGGGCGGCGGTGACGAGGGCGGCGACCAGACGCTCACGTTCACGACGTGGGGCAGCGAGTCCGAAGAGGAGAGCTTCGCGGAGCTCATCGCCCAGTTCGAGGCCGAGCACGAGGGCGCCGAGATCCGCCTCAATGTCGTGCCGTACGACCAGATGTTCTCGAACATCGACGCGCAGCTGTCGGCCGGCAACGCCCCCGACCTGTTCCGCGTCGACTACGGCAACCTCGGCGTCTACTCGAGCCAGGGACAGCTGCTCGACCTCGGCGAGTACTTCAGCGACGACGAGGCCGCCGAGTTCACGCCCGCGATGTGGGAGGCGATCTCCTACGACGGCGCACCGTATGGCGTCCCCCACCAGACCGACGTGTCGGCGCTGCTCGTGAACACCGATCTGCTCACCGAAGCCGGGATCGACCCCGCCTCGCTGCCCACGACGCAGGACGACGCGTGGACGTGGGAGCAGTTCGCCGAGGTCGCCACGCAGCTGCGCGCGGCGCTGCCGGCCGACAAGTTCCCGTTCGTCTACAACTGGCAGCTGGGCGGCGCGCCGCGCTGGCTGAGCTGGCTGTTCCAGGCCGACGGCACGTTCCTCGACGGCACGACCGCGACCATCGACTCGCCCGAGGGCACCGAGGCGCTCGACTTCACCAAGAGCTTCTTCGAGCAGAACTGGGTGCCGCCGACGAGCTCCACGAAGGCGACGGTCTACGCCGACTCGCTCTTCACCGAAGGCACCGCGGCCATGGCGTTCATCGGCTCGTTCCTCGTTCCCGACATCGACTCGCTCGCGGGCTTCGAGTGGACGGCCGTGCCGATGCCGAAGGATGTCCGCGGCGCGACCGATCTGGGCGGCAACGCGCTCGTCGCGACCAAGGACACCAAGAACCCGGAGCTCGCCGCAGAGTTCCTGAAGTTCATGGTCTCCGCCGACGCGATGGCGCTGTTCTGCGGCAACACCAACGAGCTCCCGACGCGCCTCGACCTCGAGGGCGACGCGGTGACGTTCAAGATCCGCCCGGACGTCATGCCGGTCTTCGTCGACCAGGCGGCGACCATCGAGCCGAGCGACGTCAAGCAGCTCACCTCACCGGCCATGGCCGCGATCAACACCGCGTTGCAGGACCAGCTCGAGGCCGCGTTCATCGGCGGGCAGTCGACCGCCGACACGCTCGCGAACCTCTCGGCCGCCATCGAGGCGGCGGCGCAGTAATGACCGTCACGACCGCCCGCGACCGGGAGCGCACCGCGGTGCCCTCCCGGCCGCGGGCGGCGCGCCGCGCCGCCATCCTCCGCGAGTACCTCGTCGGCTGGGGCTTCGTCGCCCCGAACCTCGTCCTGCTGACGTGCTTCCTCTTCGTGCCCATCATCTGGGCGATGGTCATCTCGTTCCAGGACACCCGCGGGTTCGGCACCCCCGAGTGGGTCGGGCTCGACAACTACGTCACCCTGGTCACCGACCCGGTCTTCTGGCGGAGCCTCCTGAACACGCTCGTCTTCACGGTGGCGACCGTGCCGATCGAACTCGCCGGCGGCCTCGGCCTCGCCGTGCTCCTGAACTCCGTGCTCCCCGCCCGGGGGCTGTTCCGCACCCTCATCGTCCTGCCGATGGTCATCTCCGGCGTCGCGTCGGGCATGATCGCCGTCATCCTCTTCTACGAGTCCAACGGCCTGATCAACAAGGTGCTCACGGCGATCGGGCTCGACCCCGTCGGCTGGCAGTCGCAGGGCGGGCCGGCCATGGTCTCGGTCGTGATCGCGGCGATCTGGCTGCGACTCGGCTTCAACATGATCATCTACCTGGCCGGTCTGCAGTCCATCTCGCCCGAGATGTACGAGGCCGCACGCATCGACGGTGCGAGCCGGTGGCAGCAGTTCCGGTCGGTCACCGTGCCGCTCGTCGGTCCGTCGACCTTCTTCCTGCTCATCATGAACGTCATCGCGTCGTTCCAGGTGTTCGACCTGATCTTCGTGATGACGGGCGGTGGCCCCGGTGACGCCACCTCGGTCCTCGTCACTTACGCGTACCGCAACGGCTTCGAGATCCGGGAGCAGGGCTACGGCGCGGCCATCGGCATCGTCATCCTGATCATCACCCTCGTCTTCACCTTCATCCAGTGGAAGACGAGCCGAACCCGCGATCTCGCCGAATAGGAGGTGAGCATGACCCAGACCACCGCCACCAGCGCCATGCTGGAGATCGCCGAGGCCGACGAGCTCGGCGCCCGAAGGGCCGGACGCGTCCAGCGCCGGCGTCGCAACCGGCCGCCCGGGGACCGCCGCGGCATCGTCTCCCGCACGATCATCGCGACCGTCGTCACCGTGATCGTCGTCTTCCCGCTGTACTGGATGCTCGTCGTCGCGTTCTCGCCGCGCGGTGAGGTGTTCCAGCCCGGCCTCACGCTGTGGCCGAGCACGTTCACGCTCGACAACTTCACGAAGGTGCTCGACCGGTTCCCGGTGATGGGATGGTTCGGCAACTCGGTGGTGATCGGCGCGTTCGTCACGGTGCTCACGGTCATCGTGAACCTGCTCGCGGGATACGCGTTCGCGCGACTTCGGTTCCGCGGTCGCACCGCCGTCTTCCTGCTCGCACTGTCGACGATGATGATCCCTGTGCAGGCGATCATGGTCGCCCAGTTCCGGCTCGTGTCCGGCCTCGGCATCTATGGCACCTACTGGGGTGTGATCCTGCCCGGCGCGGCGGCCGCCTTCGGCATCTTCCTCGCGAGACAGTTCTTCATCAGCATCCCCGACGAGATCGTCGAGGCCGCGCGCATCGACGGGGCCGGGCATCTGCGCACGTTCATCCAGGTCGTGCTGCCGCTCTGCAAGCCGCTCATCGCGGTGCTGACCCTGCTCACGTTGATGGGAAGCTGGAACGACTTCGCCTGGCCGCTCATCGCTCTGAAGGACAACGAACTGTTCACCCTGCCCATCGGGTTGCTGTACCTCAAGAATCAGACCTCGCCCGACTACAACGCGATCATGGCGCTCGCGCTCATCTCGGTGCTGCCCATGGTGCTGCTGTTCCTGTTCTTCCAGCGCTACTTCGTCCAGGGCTTTGCAAGGAGCGGAATCAAGTGACCCTGACCTACCTCTGCACGCTGCCGCTCCCGGACGCGTGGTTCGCCGAACTCGAGGCCCGGGTGCCCGGCGTGGAGATCGTCCGTGCGGCGCCGGACTCGCCCGTCGACCCCGACGTGCTCGGGAGGGTCGGTCTGCTGCACACGAGCGACTGGTTCCCCGAGGCGCACGAGGCGCCCGCGCTGCGCTGCGTGCAGCTCGACACGTCGGGCGTCGACCACGTGCGGGTCACGTCCCTCTGGGCGACGGATGTCCCGATCACGACCCTCGGCGGCATCGCTCCGGTGCCCATGGCCGAGTACGCCATGATGTCGATCCTGGAGCTCGCCCACCGGATGCCGCTCATCGAGCAGCATCGTGCCGCACGTAGCTGGCCGTCGAACGCCGAGCGGCTCTCGACGTTGACGCCGAAGCAGCTCGCAGGGGCGACGATCGGCGTCATCGGCTACGGCCGCATCGGCCGCGAGATCTCGCGGCTCGCGAGCGTGTTCGGCCTGCGTGTGCTCGGGCTCAGCCGCTCCGGCCGTCCGGCCGCGGGCGGCGAGAAGTTCGACACGGGCCGGTCCACCGCGGCCGAGGACCCCACCGAGCTGTTCCCGATCGACCAGCTCGACGAGGTGCTGCGCCGCAGCGACTACCTCGTCGTGGTCGTGCCGCTCACCGAGCTCACCCGGGGCCTGATCGGCGCCGCGCAGCTCGACCTGCTGCCGCACGGCGCCTCGGTCGTGAACATCGCCCGCGGGGGAATCGTCGACGAACCGGCGCTGCTCGAGCGGCTCCGCGACGGACGCATCGGCGGCGTCGCGCTCGACGTGTTCGACGAGGAGCCGCTGCCCGAGGCATCCGTCTGGTGGACCGAACCCGGCGCGCTGATCACACCGCACGTCGCGGGGCTGGCGCCGCAGTACCATGCACAGACACTCGATCTCGTGGTCGAGAATCTGACCCGCTTGGCCGATGACCGGCCGCTGCTGAATGAGGTGGACCGTGCGGCCGGCTACTGAACCCCTGCTCGGACCGAAGCGTCAGCGTGAGCTGCTGAACTACATCCGGGCGTCCGGCTCCGGCTCGGTGAACGAGCTCGCGCGCCTGCTGGGCGTCAGCACGTCGACG is a genomic window of Agromyces protaetiae containing:
- a CDS encoding carbohydrate ABC transporter permease, coding for MTQTTATSAMLEIAEADELGARRAGRVQRRRRNRPPGDRRGIVSRTIIATVVTVIVVFPLYWMLVVAFSPRGEVFQPGLTLWPSTFTLDNFTKVLDRFPVMGWFGNSVVIGAFVTVLTVIVNLLAGYAFARLRFRGRTAVFLLALSTMMIPVQAIMVAQFRLVSGLGIYGTYWGVILPGAAAAFGIFLARQFFISIPDEIVEAARIDGAGHLRTFIQVVLPLCKPLIAVLTLLTLMGSWNDFAWPLIALKDNELFTLPIGLLYLKNQTSPDYNAIMALALISVLPMVLLFLFFQRYFVQGFARSGIK
- a CDS encoding saccharopine dehydrogenase family protein, coding for MRILLIGAGGVGDAIAKIAARRSFYERIVVSDYDESRAQRTVDWIRERHGDEVAATFATAQIDASDPEVVAAVAREHGATHVMNAVEPKFVPSIFAGALAAGADYLDMAMSLSEPHPTDPYTQTGVKLGDDQFAQAGDWERAGRLALVGMGVEPGLSDVFARYAADHLFSEIDELGVRDGANLVVRDEAGNEIFAPSFSIWTTIEECLNPPVVWEQERGWYTTAPFSEPEVFDFPEGIGPVECVNVEHEEVLLMPRWLDAKRVTFKYGLGDEFIGVLKTLHTLGLDKTTPVRVRSANGPVEVAPRDVVAAGLPDPATIGPRMTGKTCAGVWVTGRDAKTGEPRESYLYHVSDNEWTMAEYEAQCVVWQTALNPVIALELLADGRWQGVGVLGPEAFDAAEFLELMARPEDLGGYGQPWHIRGGGGATVA
- a CDS encoding SIS domain-containing protein, producing MNDTTAEPGSITRAELASQPDVWRRALDLATEHRALLPGPGEQVLVVGCGTSYYMGDAYAYLRNDAGLGRTRAAIPSELDWVDPDEHLVVISRSGTTADVVEFVERYRDTHRITAILGDVDTPLGRLCADRTVHLGFADEQSVVQTRFATTGLTVLRASIDAAPASLVDDARTALALDLPADPEALQHVVFLGHRWSVGLAQEAALKIRESAGFWTEAYPVWEYQHGPISCAGPGSLVWFLGDAPEIVVEDVLGTGASVYRDDLDPQANLPLVHRLAVALAATRGRNPDTPPFLNRSVLVTD
- a CDS encoding carbohydrate kinase family protein encodes the protein MAAPAPELNRLLVVGELCVDLIIETGDEIRFGQHEQIVPATTLTMGSSSAITACGAAALGVPTALVSVRGDDTFGAFLDAELARRGVATDLIRVEPSLPTGASTHLTRPGGDRAILTSMGSIGTVTATDVPAEAIREAGHLHLGSYFLQHALQPDASRVFADARAQGLTTSLDGNFDPAETWDGGILDVLAHTDVFFGNEQELTGITRTAALGQAIALATARMPDGGIVVAKLGADGALAVQRAGGTTVTFRARTPEVTGELVDTVGAGDTLAAGFIAARLRGASVPDALAFAVACGTASTRGAGGVSAQPDRTTATQLAATVEVAEIATPEVAEIGD
- a CDS encoding ABC transporter substrate-binding protein, translated to MNHSKKRMLGVAGILTAGSLVLSGCAGFGGGGGDEGGDQTLTFTTWGSESEEESFAELIAQFEAEHEGAEIRLNVVPYDQMFSNIDAQLSAGNAPDLFRVDYGNLGVYSSQGQLLDLGEYFSDDEAAEFTPAMWEAISYDGAPYGVPHQTDVSALLVNTDLLTEAGIDPASLPTTQDDAWTWEQFAEVATQLRAALPADKFPFVYNWQLGGAPRWLSWLFQADGTFLDGTTATIDSPEGTEALDFTKSFFEQNWVPPTSSTKATVYADSLFTEGTAAMAFIGSFLVPDIDSLAGFEWTAVPMPKDVRGATDLGGNALVATKDTKNPELAAEFLKFMVSADAMALFCGNTNELPTRLDLEGDAVTFKIRPDVMPVFVDQAATIEPSDVKQLTSPAMAAINTALQDQLEAAFIGGQSTADTLANLSAAIEAAAQ
- a CDS encoding carbohydrate ABC transporter permease, coding for MTVTTARDRERTAVPSRPRAARRAAILREYLVGWGFVAPNLVLLTCFLFVPIIWAMVISFQDTRGFGTPEWVGLDNYVTLVTDPVFWRSLLNTLVFTVATVPIELAGGLGLAVLLNSVLPARGLFRTLIVLPMVISGVASGMIAVILFYESNGLINKVLTAIGLDPVGWQSQGGPAMVSVVIAAIWLRLGFNMIIYLAGLQSISPEMYEAARIDGASRWQQFRSVTVPLVGPSTFFLLIMNVIASFQVFDLIFVMTGGGPGDATSVLVTYAYRNGFEIREQGYGAAIGIVILIITLVFTFIQWKTSRTRDLAE
- a CDS encoding alpha/beta fold hydrolase, which encodes MTDATKPTIVLVHGAWADGSSWDAVTRALQADGYTVLVPPNPLRGLTDDAAYVASFLAQRTSGPVVLVGHSYGGAVITNAATGGGDVRALVYVNAFVPDEGETVVQILEGSGSALAVPDPTTIFDIAGYPGAPEGAAEVFLKPEVVHESFAQDLAEADRWTIVASQRPASLVANVVPSGPPAWRSLPSWAVIGTDDRVIPVDVLRRMAARAGSTVSELSASHVSMVSHPEAALEAIRAAVASI
- a CDS encoding D-2-hydroxyacid dehydrogenase, producing MTLTYLCTLPLPDAWFAELEARVPGVEIVRAAPDSPVDPDVLGRVGLLHTSDWFPEAHEAPALRCVQLDTSGVDHVRVTSLWATDVPITTLGGIAPVPMAEYAMMSILELAHRMPLIEQHRAARSWPSNAERLSTLTPKQLAGATIGVIGYGRIGREISRLASVFGLRVLGLSRSGRPAAGGEKFDTGRSTAAEDPTELFPIDQLDEVLRRSDYLVVVVPLTELTRGLIGAAQLDLLPHGASVVNIARGGIVDEPALLERLRDGRIGGVALDVFDEEPLPEASVWWTEPGALITPHVAGLAPQYHAQTLDLVVENLTRLADDRPLLNEVDRAAGY
- a CDS encoding nucleotidyltransferase domain-containing protein, producing the protein MDLGMPLASLVGRLDAAVLGVFARSHAEYSGRQVHRLAASGSPSSVNTSLRRLSTMGLLTATPRPYATLYRLNRDHLLWPAVHAALSAAIELRHRIRDLAEREAPAGTSIILFGSVSSGTADAESDVDLVVVYPDATTNDDAETFTDALARAVESWTGNVAQVIGITQRQLVESIREHDPFAVSWVGEGETLHGQLPEGLQ
- a CDS encoding GntR family transcriptional regulator, with protein sequence MLFRLDTASAASLADQIATQVRSGVVSGQLAPGERLPAARDLAVALQVNMHTVLRAYAQLRQEGLIEMRQGRGAWVRPEASAGMVRVTELAAQLAAEARKLGLSPREITGLVERAC